The nucleotide window GACGAATACCATCCTCTTCGTGGATTTTCTCCATGTTCTTGTAAAAGCTAAAGTGCggaacttttttaattttttctctcttgcaAAGTTCCCTAGTTTCCCCCGTTTCATCACCCATTACCAGAAGGAATTCAACGTCGCTGCATGTCCGGCTGAGGTCCACCATGAATGGGTAGATTTTACTGCTCCGGTAACTGTGGCTGTCCTCGTACTCTACCACTACGAGCTTGTTTTTGGCCATTCTGAGGGATTCATCGAATTCTTCTATGCTGTGTACTTGCTTTACTCTATCTTTAGCTTTAACCTGTTCAGTACCTGATGCGGCTGCTGCCTTTGTGACAAAGTGTGTTCGGCTTGTTAAAAGTTTTCTTGGCAGAGGCTTGGGATCAGACACCAAGGGCAGAAAGGAACTATGGAAGCAGAGAGAGTTGATTTTAGGGATGGTGGCGAAAGAAGAGAGCGGTTTGAATAAGAAGCTTGTAATTGCGGCCATGGAAAACAGAGAGAGGCTAGCGTCAGGTCTGTTTGGAGATGGGATTTCAGAGATGGGACTGATGATCAAGAGATGGAGAGATGCAGAGTGAGAGGGTGCAAAACAGACATGGATTTGGCATGGAGTCTCGTTGAGCAAAAATCATATCCACTTGCTCGGTTTGTGTGGTTCAACGTAGTCCACGTGTACGAGTCCATTTGGGGACATTACTAGATATTATTATTGTCACTGCAGTCTACAATAAGAAGAGAGCATGTTCTTTTTCATTTGCTCTAGGATATTCCCCTCCCCacaaaaatatcatattctAAGGCTGTGTTTGATCGTACCTAAATCTAATGGCGTTATAAAAGGCCTGTTACCTGTAGATTTTGTTGGACAGTGAAAGCCCAGGAAACAGCCTATCATGAAACAACTCATTCATAATACTAACcatattcttttgtttcttaGGGGAGCCTTTTATTGGGTTAATGTGCATGTTCAAATGTTTTGCCGAGGGAGCCCAATAAGGCAAGACCGAGAAGATCAAATGGACCCTTTGTTAATATGTCCATATATAGGAACATTGGGTTCTGGTGGAAAGCTCAAGCTGTGCATTTCT belongs to Juglans regia cultivar Chandler chromosome 8, Walnut 2.0, whole genome shotgun sequence and includes:
- the LOC109013949 gene encoding thioredoxin-like protein CDSP32, chloroplastic, whose amino-acid sequence is MAAITSFLFKPLSSFATIPKINSLCFHSSFLPLVSDPKPLPRKLLTSRTHFVTKAAAASGTEQVKAKDRVKQVHSIEEFDESLRMAKNKLVVVEYEDSHSYRSSKIYPFMVDLSRTCSDVEFLLVMGDETGETRELCKREKIKKVPHFSFYKNMEKIHEEDGIRPDVLMGDVLYYGDNHSAVEQLHSREDVEKLIEDHKVDHKLIVLDVGLKHCGPCVKVYPTVVKLSRQMTETVVFARMNGDENESCMQFLKKMDVVQVPTFLFIRDGEICGRYVGSGKGELIGEILRYQGVRVT